A genomic segment from Methanobrevibacter millerae encodes:
- a CDS encoding phosphopantothenoylcysteine decarboxylase domain-containing protein translates to MITIRGKKVLISLGGTFEPIDSVRGITNKSSGKMGLALAKQAYILGADVTLVVANVSVEISPLFNVIPVETSKQMAKAIFEIVKDFDIFISTAAVSDFEVVERKSRKIDSDSSLAINLKPTVKIIRQIKKINPSIFLVGFKAEFNISREDIIYCAHKQINDAGTDLVVANDVSRKDCNFGSDKNEVLIIDDEVMTVPLASKDEIAKTIMEVISKKTTCR, encoded by the coding sequence GTGATTACCATTCGAGGAAAAAAAGTTTTAATCAGTCTTGGAGGAACGTTCGAGCCTATAGATTCCGTAAGGGGAATCACCAACAAGTCCTCCGGAAAGATGGGCCTTGCCCTTGCAAAGCAGGCATATATCCTGGGAGCAGACGTTACTTTGGTTGTTGCCAATGTCAGCGTTGAGATTTCACCCCTTTTTAATGTAATTCCCGTTGAAACTTCCAAACAGATGGCCAAAGCTATTTTTGAAATCGTTAAGGATTTTGACATTTTCATTTCAACGGCTGCCGTTTCGGATTTTGAGGTCGTCGAGAGAAAAAGCAGAAAAATTGATTCAGATTCCTCGCTAGCCATCAACCTGAAGCCGACGGTTAAAATCATTCGCCAGATTAAAAAGATCAATCCGTCAATATTTCTTGTGGGATTCAAGGCGGAATTCAACATATCTCGTGAAGACATAATCTACTGTGCCCACAAGCAGATTAATGATGCCGGAACCGATCTGGTCGTTGCAAATGACGTTTCACGCAAGGACTGTAATTTCGGGTCCGATAAAAACGAGGTTTTAATCATTGACGATGAGGTCATGACGGTTCCGCTTGCAAGCAAGGACGAAATAGCCAAAACCATCATGGAAGTCATTTCTAAAAAGACTACATGTAGATAA
- a CDS encoding endoglucanase has product MSTDKDKLLQIMASLESDYAHGKISREKYIYFRSKYEDKLNALDAREATNRIRSMQGKPSDSPKKVEKPSEKEIKEKEDLVQKYIINPKKGDKQLKEKTPMDSGTFKLVAILILAVGFTVGAAFGVFNFDFQTFSETNAVAIVTDTAFPDVADIHVNTTKTVSNTTYVQNTTDSSSVQTYQDTSTQSVDTSQSSSQSSSQTPSQSPSQDSGSQAPSQDSGSQAQAG; this is encoded by the coding sequence ATGTCCACAGATAAAGATAAACTTCTTCAAATAATGGCCAGTCTGGAATCAGATTACGCTCATGGAAAGATATCCAGAGAAAAGTATATTTATTTCCGTTCAAAATATGAAGACAAGCTTAATGCTTTGGATGCAAGAGAGGCTACCAATAGAATCAGATCAATGCAGGGAAAACCTTCCGATTCTCCTAAAAAGGTTGAAAAACCTAGTGAAAAAGAAATAAAAGAGAAAGAGGATTTAGTTCAAAAATACATCATAAATCCTAAAAAGGGTGACAAGCAGCTTAAGGAAAAGACTCCAATGGATTCAGGTACCTTCAAGCTTGTAGCCATTTTGATTTTGGCTGTCGGCTTTACCGTCGGCGCCGCATTTGGTGTATTCAATTTTGATTTCCAAACCTTTTCAGAAACCAATGCTGTAGCTATCGTTACCGATACCGCATTTCCTGATGTTGCAGACATTCATGTAAATACTACAAAAACGGTCAGCAACACCACATATGTCCAGAATACGACGGATTCGTCCTCGGTACAGACTTACCAGGACACTTCAACCCAGAGCGTCGATACGAGCCAGAGTTCAAGTCAGAGCTCAAGTCAGACTCCTAGTCAGAGTCCGTCTCAGGATTCAGGTTCACAGGCTCCGTCTCAGGATTCAGGTTCACAGGCTCAAGCAGGATAG
- a CDS encoding CBS domain-containing protein codes for MQVKNLMSKTLITIDKDQSLADALKLLRKNRISRLPVLNNKELVGIISERDIAAKLGSSKYESMPASRLHVSSVMVKDIITVPQTMQLDEVANIMLENGIGSVPVMEDDKMVGIVSKADFVTLAVDGEYDKICTKDLMTKDVKTVSPSERLIHARRVSLDSKVGRLPVLDDSELVGMITSKDLMRAFIDFRKKVPEKYQKSQIKEVLVEDIMSTNLTVVSKDTCISEVSKIMMDTGYNGLPVVEDDELIGIVTQTDILRLIAKLEA; via the coding sequence ATGCAAGTTAAAAATTTAATGTCTAAAACGCTAATTACCATCGACAAAGACCAGAGTCTTGCCGATGCATTAAAATTACTTAGGAAAAATAGAATTTCCCGTCTTCCTGTTCTGAACAACAAGGAACTGGTGGGTATAATTTCAGAAAGAGACATTGCAGCTAAGCTTGGTTCTTCAAAATATGAAAGCATGCCTGCTTCAAGGCTTCACGTTTCATCCGTTATGGTCAAAGACATTATTACTGTTCCTCAGACCATGCAGCTTGATGAAGTGGCAAACATAATGCTTGAAAACGGAATCGGATCCGTGCCTGTCATGGAAGACGACAAAATGGTCGGTATCGTTTCAAAAGCTGACTTCGTCACATTGGCCGTAGATGGCGAATACGACAAAATCTGTACAAAGGATTTAATGACCAAGGATGTAAAGACTGTTTCTCCATCCGAAAGGCTTATCCACGCAAGAAGAGTAAGTCTCGATTCAAAAGTCGGCAGACTGCCAGTTCTTGATGACAGCGAACTTGTCGGAATGATTACTTCCAAAGACCTTATGAGGGCATTCATCGACTTCAGGAAAAAGGTTCCTGAAAAGTATCAGAAATCCCAAATCAAGGAAGTGCTCGTTGAAGACATCATGTCCACAAACCTTACCGTCGTAAGCAAGGACACCTGCATTTCAGAGGTCTCAAAAATCATGATGGACACCGGCTACAACGGTTTGCCTGTTGTGGAAGACGATGAGCTTATTGGAATCGTAACCCAAACAGATATCCTAAGGCTCATTGCAAAACTCGAAGCATAG
- a CDS encoding flavoprotein yields MIVLCVTGSVAATQSVKLAREFKRQGIDVKCFMSEAACKIIHPNSMEFATGSEAITELTGNIEHVRYAQEDLILVAPATANTISKFAHKIADNPISTLLITAYGHDTPILFVPSMHDSMFKAIEENIEKIKAEGSAYFMPPVMDEGKAKFPSKDDIVMESLRCINLNKK; encoded by the coding sequence ATGATTGTATTATGCGTTACGGGCAGCGTGGCTGCCACACAATCAGTTAAATTGGCTAGAGAATTCAAAAGACAGGGCATTGATGTCAAATGCTTCATGAGCGAGGCCGCCTGCAAAATCATCCATCCTAATTCCATGGAGTTTGCAACCGGCAGCGAAGCGATAACGGAACTTACGGGCAATATCGAGCATGTAAGGTATGCCCAGGAGGATTTGATACTTGTAGCTCCGGCTACCGCAAATACCATCTCAAAATTCGCTCATAAGATTGCCGACAATCCGATTTCCACATTGCTGATAACGGCATACGGTCATGACACTCCGATTCTTTTCGTTCCGTCAATGCACGATTCAATGTTTAAGGCAATCGAGGAAAACATCGAAAAGATCAAAGCAGAAGGATCAGCATATTTCATGCCTCCGGTAATGGATGAGGGAAAGGCAAAGTTCCCGTCCAAGGACGATATAGTCATGGAATCCTTAAGATGCATTAACCTGAATAAGAAGTGA
- a CDS encoding 7-carboxy-7-deazaguanine synthase QueE has product MKAPIIEIFSSFQGEGLLIGQRQIFVRFAGCNLNCAYCDTKNSISKDDGILMTPSEVASKIESILTPDCQTISFTGGEPSLYPDFINEVSRLTNLDIMLETNGTLPDNIDLIDNLDMVSLDIKLKEHFEGDFKEDIFLNEIKSLNLLIEKSINVYCKVVILPQLNLESFEEVIKKIDEEIIDKNNVQIIIQPSSPLNDWENLSSRLFEFSEAAGKYFEVSTIPQIHKILNIE; this is encoded by the coding sequence ATGAAAGCTCCAATTATCGAAATATTCTCTTCATTTCAAGGTGAAGGCTTATTAATAGGTCAGAGACAGATTTTTGTACGTTTTGCAGGCTGCAACCTGAATTGCGCATACTGCGATACGAAAAACAGCATTTCAAAAGATGACGGCATTCTCATGACGCCATCCGAAGTGGCCTCAAAAATCGAAAGTATTTTAACTCCGGACTGTCAAACAATATCTTTTACAGGTGGTGAACCCTCACTGTATCCGGACTTTATCAATGAAGTGTCACGTCTTACAAATCTTGATATAATGCTGGAAACTAACGGGACTTTACCTGATAATATTGATTTAATTGATAATTTGGATATGGTATCTCTTGACATTAAGCTAAAAGAGCATTTTGAAGGCGATTTTAAAGAAGATATTTTTTTAAATGAAATTAAATCACTAAATTTATTAATAGAGAAATCTATAAATGTATATTGTAAAGTAGTTATATTACCACAGTTAAATTTGGAGTCATTTGAAGAGGTAATTAAAAAAATTGATGAAGAGATAATTGATAAGAATAACGTTCAAATTATTATACAGCCGTCAAGTCCGCTAAACGATTGGGAAAATCTTTCCTCTCGCTTATTCGAATTTTCAGAGGCTGCCGGCAAATATTTTGAAGTTTCCACCATTCCCCAAATTCATAAAATTTTGAATATTGAATAA
- a CDS encoding CBS domain-containing protein: MKEKTSINLRKSMNRGSVEQETKIHDKPGEIMKIATSDVVSIPPSKSIKDTAKVMMEHEFRRLPITDPGSGKVLGIVTVMDILDFFGGGNKFNIIEKKYEDNFLAAINEPVREIMSRDVISLSSKSSIKEVVDLMLAKQIGALPLVDGDDKLVGIVTERDIALSFAGELDEKAVHDYMTTKVFTTTPGTPIESACKIMVRNGLRRIPIVGGEADISKAAKKLLGIVTSTDIIRFLNAKELFDNLNSNAASKVLETKLSDIMVKDAVIAEPEDSINEICELFKISNIGGVPVVRDNDVVGIITERDILRAIKNL, encoded by the coding sequence ATGAAAGAAAAAACATCCATTAACTTGAGAAAATCTATGAATAGAGGATCTGTAGAACAAGAAACTAAAATTCATGATAAACCTGGAGAAATAATGAAGATTGCAACTTCAGACGTTGTATCAATTCCTCCTAGTAAAAGTATTAAGGATACTGCTAAAGTAATGATGGAACATGAATTCAGGAGATTGCCAATCACTGATCCTGGTTCCGGCAAAGTTTTAGGTATTGTAACAGTAATGGATATATTGGATTTCTTTGGTGGAGGAAATAAATTTAATATTATTGAGAAAAAATACGAAGACAACTTTTTAGCAGCTATTAATGAACCTGTACGTGAAATCATGTCACGTGATGTAATTTCATTATCCAGCAAATCTTCCATTAAAGAAGTTGTTGATTTGATGTTGGCAAAACAAATTGGAGCGCTCCCTCTTGTTGACGGCGACGATAAACTCGTCGGTATCGTAACTGAAAGGGATATCGCATTGTCATTTGCAGGCGAATTGGATGAAAAGGCTGTACACGATTACATGACAACCAAAGTCTTCACTACCACTCCAGGTACTCCAATCGAAAGTGCCTGTAAGATTATGGTCAGAAACGGCTTAAGAAGAATTCCTATTGTTGGAGGAGAAGCCGACATTTCAAAGGCAGCTAAAAAATTATTGGGAATCGTAACTTCAACTGATATTATTCGTTTCTTAAACGCAAAAGAGTTATTTGATAATTTAAACTCCAATGCAGCAAGCAAAGTACTCGAAACTAAACTGTCTGATATCATGGTTAAGGATGCAGTAATTGCAGAACCTGAAGACAGCATTAACGAAATCTGCGAATTATTCAAAATCAGCAACATCGGTGGAGTGCCTGTAGTCAGGGATAATGATGTAGTAGGTATCATAACTGAAAGGGATATCTTGAGAGCTATTAAAAACTTATAA
- the pheA gene encoding prephenate dehydratase produces the protein MSELISFLGPRGTFTHEAASTIGDNLIPYCTIPAIMESIVSGECNKGVVPIENSIEGSVGITLDSLAHKYDLNIVGEIVLPINQNLIVNPGTSLDDIDDVYSHAQAIAQCQDFISSNNIQPHYAVSTARAAKGIIGHKSKAAIGNAKSAELYGLEILKANIQDVSNNETRFVVLSTQDTEPTGRDKTSIIFSIYEDRPGMLYKILGIFEREHINLTKIESRPSKEGLGKYIFFADFNGHQKDETIKGIIKEIDDNTYFLKVLGSYPEF, from the coding sequence ATTTCTGAATTAATCTCTTTTTTAGGTCCCAGGGGAACATTTACCCATGAAGCGGCGTCAACAATAGGCGATAATCTAATCCCGTACTGTACGATTCCCGCAATAATGGAAAGCATCGTTTCGGGAGAATGCAACAAGGGCGTAGTGCCTATTGAAAACTCAATTGAAGGCTCCGTCGGCATAACTCTCGACTCCTTAGCCCATAAATATGACTTAAACATCGTCGGTGAAATCGTTCTGCCGATCAATCAGAATTTAATCGTAAATCCTGGAACAAGCCTTGATGACATTGATGATGTCTATTCACACGCCCAGGCGATTGCCCAGTGCCAGGATTTCATCAGTTCAAATAATATTCAGCCCCATTATGCGGTAAGTACGGCAAGGGCTGCAAAAGGCATCATAGGACACAAGTCCAAGGCAGCTATCGGAAACGCCAAAAGTGCCGAGCTGTACGGCCTTGAAATACTTAAGGCCAATATCCAGGATGTTTCAAACAATGAAACCCGTTTTGTCGTTTTATCTACACAAGACACTGAGCCTACCGGCAGGGACAAGACCTCAATAATATTTTCAATCTATGAGGATCGTCCTGGAATGCTTTATAAGATACTTGGAATCTTTGAAAGGGAACACATTAACTTAACTAAAATCGAATCAAGGCCTTCCAAGGAAGGTTTGGGCAAGTATATCTTTTTTGCCGATTTTAACGGTCATCAAAAAGATGAAACAATTAAAGGCATAATAAAAGAAATCGATGATAATACTTATTTTTTAAAAGTTCTGGGTTCATACCCTGAATTTTAA
- a CDS encoding PsbP-related protein → MKKLTIIGAVVLILIIAVCGYIVLNDIQFNAGSSKNTGSTNESVTMLSISKGGVTIEYPSNWVMSQATSNNSVLAISKASSVDNLEVGQVNIHVEKKDFTGDFDRFVNSTYNNIQADEAFDLVSSGEVDLNGERVLQYIYTSSSNNGVVKQHKALWFDRGNEAYVVMYSAPIDKYEVNLPAADYIIQHIKIN, encoded by the coding sequence ATGAAGAAATTAACTATAATAGGAGCTGTAGTGCTTATATTAATTATTGCAGTTTGCGGATACATTGTTCTAAATGATATCCAATTCAATGCAGGAAGCAGTAAAAATACAGGCAGTACCAATGAATCCGTTACTATGCTATCCATTTCAAAAGGCGGTGTCACAATAGAATATCCTTCCAATTGGGTAATGTCCCAGGCAACTTCAAACAATTCCGTATTGGCAATCTCAAAAGCCAGTTCAGTGGACAATCTTGAAGTCGGCCAGGTTAACATACACGTTGAGAAAAAGGATTTCACGGGCGACTTTGACCGCTTCGTAAACAGCACTTACAATAACATTCAGGCCGATGAGGCCTTCGATCTGGTATCCTCAGGCGAAGTGGACCTTAACGGCGAGAGGGTTCTTCAGTACATCTACACTTCCTCATCAAATAACGGTGTCGTCAAACAGCACAAGGCATTATGGTTCGACAGGGGAAATGAAGCTTACGTTGTCATGTACAGTGCTCCTATCGATAAGTATGAGGTTAACCTGCCTGCTGCAGACTACATTATCCAGCATATCAAAATCAACTAA